The Janthinobacterium lividum genome has a window encoding:
- a CDS encoding PAS domain-containing protein, giving the protein MLPFLLLLLAGVILMALRFVQLRRALLRARAGEAQFRLLAEHGRDAAFLLDATTLELLYISPAAQRLTGHDLAALREHAARLAADLPARLQRWRDGDISRLTLLREVELPHADGHPLALEISSTIVPSAAAMGRGRHRGGHGTRRQRCPGAGSRTGKGAKTLRLDAVA; this is encoded by the coding sequence ATGCTGCCCTTTCTCCTCCTGCTGCTTGCCGGCGTCATCCTCATGGCGCTGCGCTTCGTCCAGTTGCGCCGCGCCCTGCTGCGCGCGCGGGCGGGCGAAGCGCAGTTCCGCCTGCTGGCCGAACACGGCCGCGACGCGGCCTTCCTGCTTGATGCCACGACCCTCGAATTGCTCTACATCAGCCCCGCCGCGCAACGCCTGACGGGCCATGACCTGGCCGCCTTGCGCGAACACGCGGCGCGCCTGGCGGCGGACTTGCCGGCCCGGCTGCAGCGCTGGCGCGATGGCGATATCAGCCGTTTGACCCTGTTGCGCGAAGTGGAGTTGCCGCATGCCGACGGCCATCCGCTGGCGCTGGAAATCAGCTCGACCATCGTTCCGTCCGCGGCGGCGATGGGGCGGGGGCGTCACCGTGGTGGGCACGGTACGCGACGTCAGCGCTGCCCAGGCGCAGGAAGCCGAACGGGAAAAGGAGCAAAAACGCTTCGCCTCGATGCTGTCGCATGA
- a CDS encoding HAMP domain-containing sensor histidine kinase, producing MVGTVRDVSAAQAQEAEREKEQKRFASMLSHEFRTPLATIDGAIQRLVSTSQDADEATRKRYVKIQTAVDRLLSMIDDYLSPERMAAIGRERAADGIAPLALLQQAAATVPASHRVQLELDEDLPARLRCDVPGMALCLKILLDNAVKFSPPGSAITVSARLVPEGGVALCVRDAGPGLREEELAQLFEKGSRGRYATHPGAGLGLYMARAVVDVHGGSLQGHNLPEGGAVFRIWLPLPV from the coding sequence GTGGTGGGCACGGTACGCGACGTCAGCGCTGCCCAGGCGCAGGAAGCCGAACGGGAAAAGGAGCAAAAACGCTTCGCCTCGATGCTGTCGCATGAATTCCGCACGCCGCTGGCCACCATCGACGGCGCCATTCAGCGCCTCGTTTCGACATCGCAGGACGCTGACGAGGCCACGCGCAAGCGCTACGTGAAAATCCAGACGGCCGTCGACCGTTTGTTGTCCATGATCGACGACTATCTCTCACCTGAACGCATGGCGGCCATCGGCCGCGAGCGGGCAGCCGACGGCATCGCGCCGCTGGCCTTGCTGCAGCAGGCGGCCGCCACCGTGCCGGCCAGCCACCGCGTGCAGCTGGAACTGGACGAGGACTTGCCGGCCAGGCTGCGCTGCGACGTGCCCGGCATGGCCCTGTGCCTGAAAATCCTGCTGGACAATGCCGTCAAGTTCAGCCCACCAGGCAGCGCCATCACCGTGTCGGCCAGGCTGGTGCCCGAGGGCGGCGTGGCGCTGTGCGTGCGCGATGCGGGCCCCGGCTTGCGGGAAGAAGAACTGGCGCAGTTGTTCGAAAAAGGAAGCCGTGGACGCTATGCGACGCATCCAGGCGCGGGCCTGGGCCTGTACATGGCGCGCGCCGTGGTGGACGTGCATGGCGGGAGTTTGCAGGGGCATAATCTGCCCGAAGGTGGGGCCGTTTTCCGGATTTGGCTGCCGCTTCCTGTCTAG
- a CDS encoding response regulator transcription factor has protein sequence MTKILIVEDNLDYAEDMAEFLVELEHEVHITSSAGGMWTALSHGNVGVVVLDLGLPDEDGFNVIPRMRQLYPQIGVLVLTGRVAFDSRILGLRLGADHYLTKPIKFPELAAHIEALDRRVGPQDPVPEPGKWTLKVSARQLELMGAVIALTEKEFNFLHLLTINTRPVPRDVIVAGMGGEDPDAGRRVDMLVYRLRKKAKTGLGQDLPLRSAYGEGYSLSASFNLS, from the coding sequence ATGACGAAAATACTGATCGTCGAAGACAATCTCGACTACGCCGAAGACATGGCGGAGTTCCTCGTTGAGCTCGAACACGAAGTCCATATCACCAGCTCCGCTGGCGGTATGTGGACGGCGCTCAGCCATGGCAATGTCGGCGTGGTCGTACTGGACCTGGGCTTGCCCGATGAAGATGGCTTCAACGTCATCCCCCGCATGCGCCAGCTGTATCCGCAAATCGGCGTGCTGGTGCTGACGGGGCGTGTCGCTTTCGACAGCCGCATCTTGGGCTTGCGTCTGGGCGCCGACCACTATCTGACCAAGCCGATCAAATTCCCTGAACTTGCCGCCCACATCGAGGCGCTCGACCGTCGCGTCGGGCCGCAAGATCCCGTGCCCGAGCCGGGCAAGTGGACCTTGAAAGTAAGCGCTCGCCAACTTGAATTGATGGGGGCCGTTATCGCCTTGACGGAAAAGGAATTCAACTTCCTGCACCTCCTGACCATCAATACCCGCCCCGTACCGCGCGACGTCATCGTGGCTGGCATGGGCGGCGAAGATCCCGATGCGGGCCGCAGAGTCGACATGCTCGTGTACCGGCTGCGCAAGAAAGCCAAGACGGGCCTGGGCCAGGACTTGCCGCTGCGCAGCGCGTATGGCGAGGGCTACAGCCTGTCTGCCAGCTTTAACCTGTCCTGA
- a CDS encoding transposase: MARLPRLIIPALPHCVIQRGSNRQPVFQDAADYAQFLSWLKTGAKMFKVAVHAYVLLPDQLHLLATPSDATGLGQLMQWLGRYYVPYFNQKYGREGALWQGRYKTSVIDPDNFFLTCCRYLECVPVQTGLAGQALDYSWSSYAHHAGVRPDPVITDHALYWALGNTPFDREAAYLRLFEQGLGSSQVKTVEQAVLKGWPLGSDAFKQALEQKMQRQVLPAKRGRPRKIVADAAAN; encoded by the coding sequence ATGGCCCGTTTGCCTCGCCTCATCATCCCTGCACTGCCCCATTGCGTGATACAGCGCGGCAGCAACCGCCAGCCCGTGTTCCAGGATGCGGCGGACTACGCGCAATTCTTGTCCTGGCTGAAAACGGGGGCGAAAATGTTCAAGGTGGCCGTCCACGCCTACGTTTTATTGCCAGATCAGCTGCATTTATTGGCCACGCCCAGCGATGCCACCGGCCTGGGGCAGCTGATGCAGTGGCTGGGACGCTATTACGTGCCGTATTTCAATCAAAAATACGGCCGCGAAGGCGCTTTGTGGCAGGGACGCTACAAAACCTCCGTGATCGATCCCGATAATTTCTTCCTCACTTGCTGCCGCTATCTGGAATGTGTGCCCGTGCAAACGGGCCTGGCGGGCCAGGCGCTCGATTACAGTTGGTCCAGCTATGCCCACCATGCCGGTGTGCGACCCGATCCCGTCATCACCGACCATGCGCTTTACTGGGCGCTTGGCAACACGCCGTTTGACCGCGAGGCGGCCTATCTGCGCCTGTTCGAGCAAGGCCTGGGCAGCAGCCAGGTAAAAACCGTGGAACAGGCTGTATTGAAGGGCTGGCCGCTGGGTTCCGACGCGTTCAAGCAGGCGCTGGAGCAGAAAATGCAGCGGCAAGTACTGCCTGCAAAGCGGGGCCGTCCCCGCAAAATCGTGGCGGACGCGGCCGCTAATTAA
- a CDS encoding glutamate synthase-related protein — MKAQGLYDPANEHDACGVGFVAHIKGNKTHSIVEQGLLILKNLDHRGAVGADALMGDGAGILIQIPDQYYREEMAKQGVELPPPGEYGVGMVFLPKEHASRIACEQEIERAVRIEGQVVLGWRNVPIDTDMPMSPTVRAKEPVIRQIFIGRGPDIMVTDALERKLYVIRKSSGHAIQALKLLHGKEFFVPSMSARTIVYKGLLLADQVGVYYKDLQDARCISALALVHQRFSTNTFPEWPLAHPYRLIAHNGEINTVKGNFNWMRAREGVMKSAVLGDDLQKLFPLIYEGQSDTACFDNALELLLMAGYPIAQAMMMMIPEAWENHTTMDDNRRAFYEYHAAMMEPWDGPAAMAFTDGRHIGGTLDRNGLRPARYIVTDDDLVVMASESGVLPIPESKIIQKWRLQPGKMFLIDLEAGRIIDDQELKNTYANAKPYKAWINSVRIKLDEIKMAEGQAKQDRAQGEKEQPSLLDRQQAFGYTQEDLKFLMAPMAVAGEEATGSMGNDSPLAVMSNKLKPLYNYFKQLFAQVTNPPIDPIREAMVMSLVSFIGPKPNLLDTNNVNPPMRLEVAQPVLGFDDMARLRNISAHTGGKFKSYELDICYPLAWGKEGVEACLASLCAEAVDAVKSGHNILIVSDRAICADQVAIPALLATSTVHQHLVSKGLRASTGLVVETGSARETHHFALLAGYGAEAVHPYLAMETLVEMAHGLPGDLSGDKAIYNYTKAVGKGLMKVMSKMGISTYMSYCGAQIFEAIGLNKSLVDKYFKGTASNVEGIGVFEVAEEALRLHALAFGNDPVLVDKLDAGGEYAFRVRGEDHMWTPDAIAKLQHSTRSNNFSSYKEYAQIINDQSRRHLTLRGLFEFKLDPTKAIPLDEVEPAKEIVKRFATGAMSLGSISTEAHATLAVAMNRIGGKSNTGEGGEDPNRYTQELKGIPIRQGDTMASIVGAEQIVVDIPLQEGDSMRSRIKQVASGRFGVTAAYLNSADQIQIKMAQGAKPGEGGQLPGHKVSEYIASLRFSVPGVGLISPPPHHDIYSIEDLAQLIHDLKNANPRASISVKLVSEVGIGTVAAGVTKAKADHVVVAGHDGGTGASPLSSVKHAGTPWELGLAETQQTLVLNGLRSRIRVQADGQMKTGRDVVIAALLGADEIGFATAPLVVEGCIMMRKCHLNTCPVGVATQDPVLRAKFSGKPEYVVNYFFFVAEEARQLMAQLGIRTYDELIGRVDLLDKSKAISHWKAQGLDFSAIFYKPETPDGQACRHVEFQDHALEKALDHKLIAQARAALEKGERVSFISPVRNLNRTVGTMLSGEVAKKYGHAGLPDDTIHIQLQGTAGQSACAFLAHGITIDLVGEGNDYVGKGLSGGRIIVRPNTEFRGWAVDNIIIGNTVLYGAIAGEAFFNGVAGERFAVRNSGATTVVEGLGDHGCEYMTGGTVVVLGNTGRNFAAGMSGGIAYVYDPAGDFASKCNTAMVGLDKVVSAAEQHLDRDAWHTQHRDGVPEADEVILKRLIERHFKHTGSTRARVLLDDWAAARGKFVKVFPNEYKRALIEMAADAAMEVQAVAA; from the coding sequence ATGAAAGCGCAAGGCCTGTACGACCCAGCCAATGAACACGATGCCTGCGGCGTCGGTTTCGTCGCCCATATCAAGGGCAACAAGACCCATTCGATCGTCGAACAGGGTTTGCTGATTCTGAAAAACCTCGATCACCGGGGCGCCGTGGGCGCCGATGCGCTGATGGGTGATGGCGCCGGCATCCTGATCCAGATTCCCGACCAGTACTACCGCGAAGAAATGGCCAAGCAGGGCGTGGAATTGCCGCCGCCTGGCGAATACGGCGTGGGCATGGTCTTCTTGCCGAAAGAACACGCGTCGCGCATCGCTTGCGAACAGGAAATCGAACGCGCCGTGCGCATCGAGGGACAAGTCGTACTGGGCTGGCGCAACGTGCCCATCGATACGGACATGCCGATGTCGCCTACCGTGCGCGCCAAGGAACCGGTCATCCGTCAGATATTCATCGGCCGCGGCCCGGACATCATGGTCACCGACGCGCTCGAGCGCAAACTGTATGTGATCCGCAAATCGTCGGGCCACGCCATCCAGGCCTTGAAGCTGTTGCACGGCAAGGAATTCTTCGTGCCGTCGATGTCGGCGCGCACGATTGTGTACAAGGGCTTGCTGCTGGCCGACCAGGTGGGCGTGTACTACAAGGACTTGCAGGATGCGCGCTGCATCTCGGCCCTGGCCCTGGTGCACCAGCGTTTCTCGACGAATACCTTCCCCGAATGGCCGCTGGCCCACCCGTACCGCCTGATCGCGCACAATGGCGAGATCAACACGGTGAAAGGCAACTTCAACTGGATGCGCGCGCGCGAAGGCGTCATGAAGTCGGCCGTGCTGGGCGACGACCTGCAAAAACTGTTCCCCTTGATCTATGAAGGCCAGTCCGACACGGCGTGCTTCGACAATGCGCTGGAACTGCTGTTGATGGCCGGCTATCCGATCGCCCAGGCGATGATGATGATGATTCCGGAAGCGTGGGAAAACCACACGACGATGGACGACAACCGCCGCGCCTTCTATGAATACCACGCGGCCATGATGGAACCGTGGGACGGCCCCGCCGCCATGGCGTTTACGGATGGCCGCCACATCGGCGGCACCTTGGACCGCAATGGCTTGCGTCCGGCCCGCTACATCGTCACGGACGACGATCTGGTGGTGATGGCGTCGGAATCGGGCGTGCTGCCGATTCCCGAGTCGAAAATCATCCAGAAATGGCGCTTGCAGCCTGGAAAAATGTTCCTGATCGACCTGGAAGCGGGCCGCATCATCGACGACCAGGAACTGAAAAACACCTACGCCAACGCCAAGCCGTACAAAGCGTGGATCAACTCGGTGCGCATCAAGCTCGACGAGATCAAGATGGCCGAAGGCCAAGCGAAACAGGACCGCGCCCAGGGCGAAAAAGAGCAGCCATCGTTGCTGGACCGCCAGCAGGCGTTCGGCTATACGCAGGAAGACTTGAAATTCCTCATGGCGCCAATGGCCGTGGCCGGCGAAGAAGCGACGGGCTCGATGGGCAATGACTCGCCGCTGGCCGTTATGTCGAACAAATTGAAGCCTTTGTATAACTACTTCAAGCAGCTGTTCGCGCAAGTGACGAACCCGCCGATCGACCCGATCCGTGAAGCGATGGTGATGTCGCTGGTGTCCTTCATCGGTCCGAAACCGAACTTGCTGGACACCAACAACGTTAACCCGCCGATGCGCCTGGAAGTGGCGCAGCCCGTGCTGGGCTTTGACGACATGGCGCGTTTGCGCAACATCAGTGCGCATACGGGCGGCAAGTTCAAGTCGTACGAACTGGACATCTGCTACCCGCTGGCCTGGGGCAAGGAAGGTGTGGAAGCCTGCCTGGCCTCGCTGTGCGCGGAAGCCGTCGACGCCGTCAAGTCGGGCCACAACATTTTGATCGTCTCGGATCGCGCCATCTGCGCCGACCAGGTGGCGATCCCCGCGCTGCTGGCCACCTCCACCGTGCACCAGCACCTGGTGAGCAAGGGCTTGCGCGCCTCCACCGGCCTTGTCGTGGAAACGGGCTCGGCCCGCGAAACGCACCACTTCGCCTTGCTCGCTGGCTATGGCGCGGAAGCCGTCCATCCGTATCTGGCCATGGAAACCCTGGTCGAGATGGCGCACGGCTTGCCGGGCGACCTGTCGGGCGACAAGGCCATCTATAACTACACCAAGGCCGTAGGCAAGGGCTTGATGAAGGTCATGTCGAAGATGGGCATTTCGACGTATATGTCGTACTGCGGCGCGCAAATCTTCGAAGCCATCGGCCTGAACAAGTCGCTGGTGGACAAATACTTCAAGGGCACGGCCTCGAACGTGGAAGGCATCGGCGTGTTTGAAGTGGCGGAAGAAGCGCTGCGCCTGCACGCGCTGGCCTTCGGCAATGATCCCGTGCTGGTGGACAAGCTCGACGCAGGTGGCGAGTATGCGTTCCGCGTGCGTGGCGAAGACCATATGTGGACGCCGGATGCGATTGCAAAGCTGCAGCACTCCACGCGCAGCAACAATTTCTCCAGCTATAAAGAATACGCGCAAATCATCAACGACCAGAGCCGTCGCCACCTGACCCTGCGCGGCCTGTTCGAGTTCAAGCTCGATCCGACCAAGGCGATCCCGCTCGACGAAGTGGAACCGGCCAAGGAAATCGTCAAGCGTTTCGCCACGGGCGCCATGTCGCTCGGCTCGATCAGCACGGAAGCGCACGCGACCCTGGCCGTGGCCATGAACCGCATCGGCGGCAAGTCGAACACGGGTGAGGGCGGCGAAGATCCGAACCGCTACACGCAGGAATTGAAGGGCATCCCGATCCGCCAGGGCGACACCATGGCTTCCATCGTGGGCGCCGAGCAGATCGTCGTCGATATTCCGCTGCAGGAAGGCGATTCCATGCGTTCGCGCATCAAGCAGGTGGCGTCGGGACGTTTCGGCGTCACGGCTGCCTACCTGAACTCGGCCGACCAGATCCAGATCAAGATGGCGCAGGGTGCGAAACCGGGCGAAGGCGGCCAGTTGCCGGGCCATAAAGTGTCCGAATACATCGCAAGCCTGCGTTTTTCCGTGCCGGGCGTGGGCCTGATTTCGCCGCCGCCGCACCACGACATCTATTCGATCGAAGACTTGGCGCAGCTGATCCATGACTTGAAGAACGCCAATCCGCGCGCCTCGATTTCCGTGAAACTGGTGTCGGAAGTGGGCATCGGCACGGTGGCCGCCGGCGTCACCAAGGCGAAAGCCGACCACGTGGTCGTCGCCGGCCATGACGGCGGCACGGGCGCGTCGCCCTTGTCGTCCGTGAAACATGCGGGCACGCCGTGGGAGTTGGGTCTGGCAGAAACGCAACAAACCCTGGTCTTGAATGGCTTGCGCAGCCGTATCCGCGTGCAAGCCGACGGCCAGATGAAGACGGGCCGCGACGTGGTCATCGCCGCCTTGCTGGGCGCCGACGAGATCGGTTTCGCCACGGCGCCGCTGGTGGTCGAAGGCTGCATCATGATGCGCAAATGCCACTTGAATACGTGCCCGGTGGGCGTGGCAACGCAAGATCCGGTGCTGCGCGCCAAGTTCTCGGGCAAACCCGAGTATGTCGTCAATTACTTCTTCTTCGTTGCCGAGGAAGCCCGTCAATTGATGGCGCAGCTGGGCATCCGCACCTACGATGAACTGATCGGCCGGGTCGACTTGCTGGATAAGTCGAAGGCGATTTCGCACTGGAAGGCGCAGGGCCTGGACTTCTCGGCCATCTTCTACAAGCCGGAAACGCCGGATGGCCAAGCCTGCCGCCACGTGGAGTTCCAGGACCATGCGCTGGAAAAGGCGCTGGACCACAAGCTGATCGCGCAAGCGCGCGCAGCGCTGGAAAAGGGCGAGCGCGTCTCCTTCATCTCGCCCGTGCGCAACCTGAACCGCACGGTAGGCACCATGCTGTCCGGCGAAGTGGCGAAGAAATATGGCCACGCCGGTTTGCCGGACGACACCATCCACATCCAGTTGCAAGGCACGGCGGGCCAGTCGGCCTGCGCCTTCCTGGCGCACGGTATCACGATCGACCTGGTGGGCGAGGGTAATGATTACGTGGGCAAGGGCTTGTCGGGCGGACGCATCATCGTGCGGCCGAATACGGAATTCCGCGGCTGGGCCGTGGACAACATCATTATCGGCAACACGGTGCTGTACGGCGCCATCGCCGGCGAAGCCTTCTTCAATGGCGTGGCCGGTGAACGCTTTGCCGTGCGCAACTCGGGCGCCACCACGGTGGTCGAGGGCCTGGGCGACCATGGCTGCGAATACATGACGGGCGGCACGGTTGTTGTGTTGGGCAACACGGGACGCAACTTCGCGGCCGGCATGTCGGGCGGCATCGCCTATGTGTATGACCCGGCCGGCGACTTTGCCAGCAAGTGCAACACGGCCATGGTCGGCCTGGACAAGGTCGTGTCCGCAGCGGAACAGCATCTCGACCGCGATGCCTGGCATACGCAGCACCGCGATGGCGTGCCGGAAGCGGACGAGGTCATCCTCAAGCGCCTGATCGAGCGTCACTTCAAGCACACGGGCAGCACCCGCGCCCGCGTCCTGCTGGACGACTGGGCCGCGGCGCGCGGCAAGTTCGTGAAAGTCTTCCCGAACGAATACAAGCGCGCGCTGATTGAGATGGCTGCCGATGCCGCCATGGAAGTACAAGCCGTCGCCGCCTGA
- a CDS encoding glutamate synthase subunit beta — translation MGKITGFMEFKRQDEHYLEPAARLKNYKEFVLHLSDAQATVQGARCMDCGIPFCTTGCPVNNIIPDWNDLVYRGAYREALDILHSTNNFPEFTGRICPAPCESACTLGIHEDPVGIKSIEHKIIDMGWEHGWVTPQPAPFSTGKKVAIVGSGPAGLAAAQQLARAGHAVTVFEKSDRVGGLLRYGIPDFKMEKSHIDLRVKQMEAEGVVFRTSVLVGKDFPAHVNNWAKETIFPEDLEKEFDAVIMAGGAEQPRDLPVPGRELKGVHFAMDFLPLQNKVNAGDKLKDQIKATGKHVVVIGGGDTGSDCVGTSNRHGAASVAQFELMPQPPEQENKPLVWPYWPTKLRTSSSHEEGCERDWAVATKRFEGKGGKVEKLIACRVEWKDGKMSEVPNSEFEMKADLVFLAMGFVSPVQQVLEAFGVDTDARGNVKATTDGAGCYQTSVAKVFAAGDMRRGQSLVVWAIREGRQCARAVDEFLRGASLLPR, via the coding sequence GTGGGTAAAATTACCGGCTTCATGGAATTCAAGCGCCAGGACGAACACTATCTGGAGCCTGCCGCGCGCCTGAAGAACTACAAGGAATTCGTGCTGCACCTGTCGGACGCGCAAGCGACCGTGCAGGGCGCGCGCTGCATGGATTGCGGCATTCCCTTCTGCACCACGGGTTGCCCCGTGAATAACATCATTCCCGACTGGAATGACCTGGTGTACCGCGGCGCTTACCGCGAAGCGCTCGACATCTTGCATTCGACGAATAACTTCCCGGAATTTACGGGCCGTATCTGCCCGGCGCCGTGCGAATCGGCTTGCACTCTGGGCATCCACGAAGATCCGGTCGGCATCAAGTCGATCGAACATAAAATCATCGACATGGGCTGGGAGCACGGCTGGGTCACGCCGCAGCCGGCCCCTTTCAGCACGGGCAAGAAAGTGGCCATCGTCGGTTCCGGCCCCGCCGGCCTGGCGGCGGCGCAGCAGCTGGCGCGCGCCGGCCATGCCGTCACCGTGTTTGAAAAGAGCGACCGGGTCGGTGGTTTGCTGCGTTATGGCATTCCCGACTTCAAGATGGAAAAGTCGCATATCGACCTGCGCGTGAAACAGATGGAAGCCGAAGGCGTGGTCTTCCGCACCAGCGTGCTGGTCGGCAAGGATTTTCCTGCCCACGTGAACAACTGGGCCAAGGAAACTATTTTCCCGGAAGACCTGGAAAAAGAATTTGACGCCGTCATCATGGCCGGCGGCGCCGAGCAGCCGCGTGACTTGCCCGTGCCGGGCCGCGAACTGAAAGGCGTGCACTTCGCCATGGATTTCCTGCCGCTGCAAAACAAGGTAAACGCGGGCGACAAGCTCAAGGACCAGATCAAGGCCACGGGCAAGCACGTGGTGGTGATCGGCGGCGGCGACACGGGTTCCGACTGCGTCGGCACCTCGAACCGCCATGGCGCCGCCTCGGTGGCCCAGTTCGAACTGATGCCGCAGCCGCCGGAACAGGAAAACAAGCCGCTGGTCTGGCCGTACTGGCCAACCAAGCTGCGCACCTCTTCCTCGCATGAGGAAGGCTGCGAGCGCGACTGGGCCGTGGCCACCAAGCGTTTCGAAGGCAAGGGCGGCAAGGTGGAAAAGCTGATCGCCTGCCGTGTCGAATGGAAGGACGGCAAGATGAGCGAAGTGCCGAACTCGGAATTCGAGATGAAAGCGGACCTGGTCTTCCTGGCCATGGGTTTTGTTTCACCAGTGCAACAAGTGCTGGAGGCGTTCGGCGTCGATACGGATGCGCGCGGCAATGTCAAGGCGACAACGGATGGCGCAGGCTGCTACCAGACTTCGGTCGCCAAGGTGTTTGCGGCCGGCGACATGCGCCGTGGCCAGTCGCTGGTGGTGTGGGCCATCCGCGAAGGGCGCCAGTGCGCGCGCGCCGTCGATGAGTTCCTGAGGGGCGCATCCCTGCTGCCACGCTAA
- a CDS encoding ABC transporter ATP-binding protein — MPNLVEIRDLHFAYGERSILSGLQMDFPRGKVVAVMGGSGSGKTTVLRLIGGQLRPSSGSVNVDGQIVHTLATDELYQMRRKMGMLFQHGALFTDLTAFENVAFPLREHTDLNEELIRTLVLMKLHAVGLRNAAQLKPAEISGGMGRRVALARAIALDPELIMYDEPFAGLDPISMGVTANLIRNLNDALGSTSILVSHDVKECFAIADYVYFLSSGKIVAHGTPAEMAVSTHPYVKQFVNAEADGPVPFHYPGKSLADDLGLNTGAGR; from the coding sequence GTGCCAAATCTTGTTGAGATCCGTGATTTACACTTTGCCTATGGAGAACGTTCGATTTTATCGGGCCTTCAAATGGATTTCCCACGTGGAAAAGTTGTGGCCGTCATGGGTGGCTCCGGCAGTGGCAAGACGACCGTATTGCGCCTGATCGGCGGGCAGTTGCGTCCCAGTTCCGGTTCCGTGAATGTCGACGGCCAGATCGTGCATACGCTGGCGACCGACGAGTTATATCAAATGCGCCGCAAGATGGGCATGCTGTTCCAGCACGGCGCCCTGTTTACGGACTTGACGGCGTTCGAGAACGTGGCGTTCCCCCTGCGCGAACACACGGATTTGAATGAAGAGCTGATCCGCACCCTGGTGCTGATGAAGCTGCACGCCGTCGGATTGCGCAATGCGGCGCAATTGAAGCCGGCCGAGATTTCCGGCGGCATGGGCCGCCGCGTCGCCCTGGCGCGCGCCATCGCGCTCGACCCCGAACTGATCATGTACGACGAGCCGTTCGCCGGCCTGGACCCGATTTCCATGGGCGTGACGGCCAATTTGATCCGCAATCTGAACGATGCGCTGGGTTCCACGTCTATCCTGGTATCGCACGACGTGAAGGAGTGTTTCGCCATCGCTGATTATGTCTATTTTCTGTCATCGGGCAAGATTGTGGCGCACGGCACGCCGGCCGAGATGGCTGTGTCGACGCATCCGTACGTCAAACAGTTCGTCAATGCCGAGGCCGATGGCCCCGTGCCCTTCCATTATCCGGGCAAGTCGCTGGCCGACGACCTGGGCCTGAACACGGGAGCGGGCCGATGA
- the mlaE gene encoding lipid asymmetry maintenance ABC transporter permease subunit MlaE: MIARFLAAIGAWLRLSVQDLGFAVRSFFIIIASSGGLWRRPGLVIEQLFYLGSRSVVIIAVSGLFVGMVLGLQGYYTLSTFGATQSLGQLVALSLMRELGPVVTALLFAGRAGTSLTAEIGLMKAGEQLSAMEMMAVNPIQRVLAPRFWAGVIAMPILGGIFTAVGVIGSYLVGVVLIGVDEGSFWSQMQGGVNVWKDIGNGTYVKSMVFGIAVTFIALFQGYQAQPTPEDVSGATTRTVVISSLMVWWLDFMMTALMFSK; the protein is encoded by the coding sequence ATGATCGCGCGCTTCCTGGCGGCGATCGGAGCATGGTTGCGGTTGTCAGTACAAGACCTCGGCTTTGCCGTGCGTTCGTTTTTTATCATCATCGCCTCGTCGGGCGGCCTGTGGCGCCGTCCGGGCCTGGTAATCGAGCAACTGTTTTATCTCGGCAGCCGTTCGGTGGTGATCATCGCCGTCTCTGGCCTGTTTGTCGGCATGGTGCTGGGTTTGCAAGGCTATTACACACTGAGTACCTTTGGCGCGACGCAGTCGCTGGGGCAGTTGGTGGCGTTGTCCTTGATGCGTGAATTGGGTCCGGTCGTCACGGCGCTGCTGTTCGCGGGCCGCGCCGGCACCTCGCTGACGGCGGAAATCGGCCTGATGAAGGCGGGCGAGCAATTGTCGGCCATGGAAATGATGGCCGTCAATCCGATCCAGCGCGTGCTGGCGCCCCGTTTCTGGGCCGGCGTGATCGCCATGCCTATCCTGGGTGGCATTTTCACGGCCGTCGGCGTCATCGGCAGCTATCTGGTCGGCGTGGTGCTGATCGGCGTCGATGAAGGCTCGTTCTGGTCGCAGATGCAGGGTGGCGTGAATGTCTGGAAAGATATCGGCAATGGTACTTATGTCAAAAGCATGGTCTTCGGCATCGCGGTGACCTTCATCGCGCTGTTCCAGGGGTACCAGGCACAGCCGACGCCGGAAGACGTGTCCGGCGCCACCACGCGCACGGTGGTCATTTCGTCGTTGATGGTGTGGTGGCTCGATTTCATGATGACGGCGTTGATGTTTAGCAAGTAA